A genomic segment from Pseudanabaena sp. BC1403 encodes:
- a CDS encoding NIL domain-containing protein: protein MMTVDTRSITMDIKIRIPEELHSEPVISNLILQHGVTANIVSATLGINAGSGWFHLSLRGNQAQIQTAIAYLNDLDIELWQENIETNTSL, encoded by the coding sequence ATGATGACTGTCGATACACGTTCCATAACAATGGATATCAAGATTCGTATTCCCGAAGAATTGCACAGTGAACCTGTGATTTCAAACTTAATTTTGCAACATGGGGTAACAGCAAATATTGTTTCCGCAACTCTGGGCATAAATGCTGGCAGTGGTTGGTTTCACCTCAGTCTTAGAGGTAATCAAGCCCAAATCCAAACCGCGATCGCTTATCTCAACGATCTAGATATTGAACTCTGGCAAGAGAATATTGAAACAAATACATCTCTTTAA
- the cysW gene encoding sulfate ABC transporter permease subunit CysW, with product MANLNSSVVDRPSNLPEPTKITQKKSWVPTILIAISFVYLGLVLLIPAANVFVTAFSKGFSPIIDAVKRPDFQNAVKLTVSLAVIALPLNTIFGLSAAWAIARNKFPGKAFLLSIIDLPFSISPVVAGLMIVLLYGRLGWFGSWLESHDIKIIFAFPGMLLATIFVSMPFIAREVIPVLDEMGTDQEEAARTLGANDWQIFWRVVVPNIRWGLLYGLVLTNARAMGEFGAVSVVSGNIASKTQSLPLFVEESYKQYETEVAYSAAVLLALLAVVTLVLKEILERRTHNSNSRE from the coding sequence ATGGCTAATCTCAATTCTTCCGTAGTCGATCGCCCAAGCAATTTACCCGAACCAACCAAAATCACTCAAAAGAAAAGTTGGGTTCCAACAATCTTAATTGCGATCTCTTTTGTTTATCTGGGACTAGTGCTGCTAATTCCTGCGGCGAATGTTTTTGTTACGGCATTTAGTAAAGGCTTTAGCCCCATAATAGATGCGGTAAAACGACCAGATTTTCAAAATGCTGTCAAGCTCACTGTTAGTTTAGCCGTGATCGCCTTACCTCTAAATACGATCTTTGGGCTCAGTGCTGCTTGGGCGATCGCCCGCAACAAATTTCCAGGGAAGGCTTTCTTACTGAGTATCATCGATTTGCCATTCTCGATATCACCTGTAGTTGCGGGTTTGATGATTGTCCTGCTCTATGGAAGATTAGGCTGGTTTGGCTCATGGCTAGAATCCCATGACATCAAAATCATATTTGCTTTCCCTGGAATGTTGCTAGCAACGATCTTTGTGAGTATGCCCTTTATTGCTCGTGAAGTCATTCCTGTACTTGACGAAATGGGAACCGACCAAGAAGAAGCAGCCCGTACCCTTGGCGCAAATGATTGGCAAATCTTTTGGCGAGTGGTTGTTCCCAATATTCGTTGGGGATTACTCTATGGATTGGTTTTAACCAATGCCAGAGCCATGGGCGAATTTGGGGCAGTATCAGTAGTTTCAGGAAATATCGCTAGTAAGACTCAGAGCTTACCTTTATTTGTTGAAGAATCTTACAAGCAATATGAAACCGAAGTAGCATATTCTGCCGCCGTACTACTAGCATTGTTAGCAGTCGTAACCCTTGTACTGAAAGAGATTTTGGAACGCAGAACTCATAACTCTAATTCTCGTGAATAA
- the cysT gene encoding sulfate ABC transporter permease subunit CysT has protein sequence MVTTTPDSPPDGKQKSNPLLNFLGKIPWAWVITFTYLAFLLILPIAALLTKAASEPLESFWKTATSPLAVSSYEITFVTAFAAAAVNGVFGTLIAWVLVRYDFFGKRFLEAVVDLPFALPTAVAGLTLATVYSEKGWIGSLLAPAGVKIAFTRLGVWIAMMFISLPFIVRTVQPVLTELEKEIEEAAWSLGASKFQTFMQVILPPLTPAILTGVALGFSRAVGEYGSTVIIASNTPFKDLITPILIFQRLEQYDYVGATVIGTVMLGISFVSLLAINLLQAWSKRYG, from the coding sequence ATGGTAACGACAACACCTGACTCTCCGCCAGACGGAAAGCAAAAATCTAATCCCTTGCTGAATTTCCTTGGCAAAATACCTTGGGCATGGGTAATTACTTTTACTTATCTTGCATTTTTGCTAATTTTACCGATCGCCGCCTTGCTTACAAAAGCCGCCAGTGAACCATTAGAGAGCTTCTGGAAAACAGCCACTAGTCCACTCGCTGTATCTAGCTATGAAATTACCTTTGTAACCGCCTTTGCAGCCGCCGCCGTTAATGGCGTATTCGGGACTTTGATTGCTTGGGTTTTAGTGCGTTACGATTTTTTTGGCAAAAGGTTTCTGGAAGCCGTAGTTGATTTGCCCTTTGCCCTACCCACCGCCGTTGCTGGTTTGACCCTAGCAACTGTCTACAGTGAAAAAGGTTGGATTGGATCATTGCTTGCCCCAGCAGGAGTCAAAATAGCCTTCACCCGACTTGGGGTTTGGATTGCGATGATGTTTATCTCATTACCCTTCATTGTGCGGACAGTTCAGCCCGTACTCACCGAATTAGAGAAGGAAATTGAGGAAGCAGCTTGGTCGCTGGGAGCTTCTAAATTCCAAACCTTCATGCAAGTGATTCTTCCTCCGCTTACACCTGCGATCTTGACAGGAGTTGCCCTCGGCTTTTCCCGTGCAGTCGGCGAATATGGCTCGACTGTAATTATTGCCTCCAATACTCCATTTAAGGATCTGATTACGCCAATTTTGATCTTCCAACGCCTAGAGCAGTATGACTATGTGGGCGCAACGGTAATTGGCACTGTGATGTTAGGAATTTCCTTTGTCAGCTTACTTGCTATTAACTTATTACAAGCATGGAGCAAACGCTATGGCTAA
- a CDS encoding sulfate ABC transporter substrate-binding protein, giving the protein MSSRQHPLNVNAVKSFVKEITNLFGNIFSHKWGRKFVSFFLAGALISVTMAACTATTETSPNNTSQAGGSAKKDVELTLVSFAVTKQAHEAIIPKFVEKWQKEQNQKVTFKQSYGGSGSQTRAVIDGLEADIVHLALAADTSKIEKAGLIDKGWEQEYPNDAIVSKSIPVLVTREGNPKGIKDWSDLEKNGISLITADPKTSGVARWNFLALWNAAVKKGGSDEKALEALTKVYTNVPILTKDAREATDAFFKQGQGDALINYENEIVLASQKGQKVNYVIPDVNFSIDNPIAIVDKNVAKHGTKEVAEAFVKFLYSPEAQTEFAKVGFRPVDETVAKEKQFVELYPKVKDLSTVKDLGGWDAINKKFFVDGAAFDQIQSKIKR; this is encoded by the coding sequence ATGAGTTCAAGGCAACATCCTTTAAACGTCAACGCTGTCAAATCTTTCGTTAAGGAGATCACCAATTTATTTGGCAATATATTTAGTCATAAATGGGGACGTAAATTTGTATCTTTCTTCTTGGCAGGTGCATTGATCAGTGTCACGATGGCAGCTTGCACAGCCACTACGGAGACATCTCCTAACAACACGTCGCAAGCAGGAGGATCTGCCAAAAAGGATGTTGAACTAACCCTTGTATCTTTTGCTGTAACAAAACAAGCTCACGAAGCCATTATTCCGAAATTTGTCGAGAAATGGCAAAAGGAACAGAACCAAAAAGTTACTTTTAAACAAAGCTATGGTGGTTCAGGCTCTCAAACCCGCGCTGTCATTGACGGTTTAGAGGCTGATATTGTTCACCTTGCTCTTGCGGCTGATACTAGTAAAATTGAAAAAGCAGGATTGATCGATAAAGGTTGGGAACAGGAATATCCTAACGATGCAATTGTCTCTAAATCTATTCCAGTTCTAGTGACCCGCGAAGGAAACCCTAAAGGTATTAAAGACTGGTCGGATTTAGAAAAGAATGGTATTAGCTTAATCACTGCCGATCCTAAAACTTCAGGTGTGGCGCGTTGGAACTTCCTCGCTTTGTGGAATGCCGCAGTCAAAAAAGGCGGTAGCGATGAAAAAGCTCTAGAAGCATTGACAAAAGTATATACAAATGTACCAATTTTGACCAAAGATGCTAGAGAAGCAACCGATGCTTTCTTTAAGCAAGGGCAGGGCGATGCATTGATCAACTATGAAAATGAGATCGTTCTTGCATCGCAAAAAGGTCAGAAAGTCAATTACGTAATTCCTGATGTCAATTTTTCCATCGACAATCCGATCGCTATTGTTGACAAGAACGTGGCAAAGCATGGCACAAAAGAAGTTGCGGAAGCTTTTGTCAAGTTCCTCTATTCTCCTGAAGCCCAAACTGAATTTGCTAAGGTCGGTTTCCGTCCAGTAGATGAGACTGTCGCTAAAGAAAAACAATTTGTCGAGCTTTACCCTAAAGTAAAAGATCTTTCAACCGTTAAAGATCTTGGTGGCTGGGATGCAATTAACAAGAAATTTTTTGTTGATGGTGCAGCTTTTGACCAAATTCAATCAAAAATCAAGCGTTAG
- a CDS encoding Crp/Fnr family transcriptional regulator, translating into MIYLETTTSRIYKRREMLPCKANFISKIEYGVVRSLTWNEDGQVICSGLWADGDVIGNELSNLHPYEMECLTDVQLTEISKSNWGEYVTEIIRHTKNTEFLLKISHYRSKDEALRQLLGWLTNRFGEDDRHGRVIGLQLTHQELAELIGSTRVTVTRIINNLEELGFLSRKGRKLRFLAENIDQWHYEI; encoded by the coding sequence ATGATTTATCTAGAAACAACTACTTCCCGTATCTACAAGCGCCGTGAAATGCTTCCTTGCAAAGCAAACTTTATATCGAAAATTGAATATGGGGTGGTGCGATCGCTGACTTGGAATGAGGATGGGCAGGTTATTTGCTCAGGATTGTGGGCAGATGGTGATGTAATTGGCAATGAGCTATCTAATTTACATCCCTATGAAATGGAGTGTTTAACTGATGTGCAATTAACCGAAATTTCAAAATCTAATTGGGGTGAATATGTCACTGAAATTATTCGCCATACTAAGAATACTGAATTTTTGTTAAAGATTTCCCACTACCGTTCAAAGGATGAGGCTTTGCGTCAATTACTTGGTTGGCTAACAAACCGTTTTGGGGAAGATGATCGTCACGGAAGAGTAATTGGTCTGCAATTAACTCATCAAGAACTTGCGGAGTTAATTGGCTCAACTCGTGTGACAGTAACACGCATTATTAATAATTTAGAAGAGCTTGGTTTTCTATCAAGAAAGGGGCGTAAGTTAAGATTTTTAGCTGAGAATATTGATCAATGGCATTATGAAATTTAA
- a CDS encoding hemolysin family protein, producing the protein MSSVASEALLIILLILVNGVFSMSELAIVSARKVRLEQWAKEGNAKARAALRLIASPTNFLSTVQIGITLIGILSGALGGATVAQTLQQSFETIPFLQPYSKTLSFAIVVGIITYLSLVVGELVPKRLAMSNAERIACAVAPPMRFLANIGTPVVYLLSISTEALLALLGIQVIEESQVTEEEIKVMIAQGAESGMFEEAEHDMVERVFRLGDRPIKSLMTPRTEIDWLDVDAPFEETQREVLSSGHSRFPVARENLDDCVGIVEIKAFLNASLNGTPIDLVKASSPPLYVAETASALSVLEQFKQSGDRVAMVTDEYGGVEGLVTLTDLLEAIVGDLPSNDRQGDPDAMQREDGSWLIDGMISSDRLKEILEVEELPYEKEHNYHTLGGLMMTYLRHIPLVGEHFTWERMRFEVVDMDGNRVDKVLVNLSPPPSVTEDEPKSNSKRP; encoded by the coding sequence ATGTCTTCCGTCGCGTCTGAAGCTTTACTCATCATTTTACTAATTCTTGTCAATGGTGTTTTTTCGATGTCCGAGCTAGCGATCGTATCTGCTCGCAAAGTGCGCCTAGAGCAATGGGCAAAGGAAGGAAATGCAAAAGCCAGAGCAGCTTTAAGATTGATAGCTTCACCCACAAATTTCTTGTCAACCGTTCAGATTGGGATTACCTTAATCGGAATTTTAAGCGGTGCATTGGGTGGTGCAACCGTAGCCCAAACTTTGCAACAGTCATTCGAGACCATTCCTTTTCTCCAACCCTATAGCAAAACCCTCAGCTTTGCGATCGTGGTCGGTATCATTACTTACTTGTCTCTAGTGGTTGGCGAGCTTGTGCCTAAGCGCTTAGCGATGAGCAATGCCGAGCGGATTGCCTGTGCAGTTGCCCCGCCAATGCGATTTCTTGCCAATATTGGCACTCCAGTTGTTTATTTGCTAAGCATTTCAACCGAAGCTTTACTTGCCTTACTGGGAATTCAGGTAATAGAAGAATCGCAAGTTACAGAAGAAGAAATTAAGGTGATGATTGCTCAGGGAGCTGAATCGGGCATGTTTGAGGAGGCAGAACATGACATGGTTGAGCGTGTTTTTCGTTTGGGCGATCGCCCAATCAAGTCTCTAATGACTCCTCGCACAGAAATCGACTGGCTCGATGTTGATGCACCTTTTGAAGAAACACAGCGCGAAGTTCTAAGCAGTGGACATTCCCGCTTTCCTGTCGCAAGAGAAAATCTTGATGATTGTGTAGGTATTGTCGAGATTAAAGCATTTCTCAACGCTAGTCTCAATGGTACTCCCATCGATTTAGTCAAAGCCAGTAGTCCTCCTCTATATGTTGCCGAGACTGCCAGTGCTTTGAGTGTCTTGGAGCAGTTTAAACAATCTGGCGATCGCGTCGCAATGGTGACCGATGAGTATGGCGGTGTCGAAGGACTTGTGACCCTTACTGATCTTCTCGAAGCGATCGTTGGGGATCTGCCATCTAATGATCGTCAAGGTGATCCCGATGCTATGCAAAGAGAAGATGGTTCTTGGCTAATCGATGGCATGATTTCTAGCGATCGCCTCAAAGAGATTCTCGAAGTCGAAGAGCTACCCTATGAAAAAGAGCATAACTACCACACTCTTGGTGGGCTGATGATGACTTACCTCCGACATATTCCCCTAGTTGGTGAACATTTCACTTGGGAGAGAATGCGCTTTGAAGTCGTAGATATGGACGGCAACCGCGTAGATAAAGTACTAGTTAATCTTTCTCCGCCACCATCGGTAACAGAGGACGAACCAAAAAGTAATTCTAAGCGGCCATAG
- the malQ gene encoding 4-alpha-glucanotransferase, which produces MPFQRSSGILLHPTSLPSKFGIGDLGETAYQFIEFLSRSGQKLWQVLPLGPTGYGNSPYMSFSAIAGSMYLISPELLAKQYLLKEEDWADIPEFNQDRVDFEAVMPYKRKLLEMAFIRFKQGYVDQDLKHHHDLYLLQEQFKKFCYEEADWLEDYVLFMALHEQNPKILWNNWEPAIARRETQSLQQKREELHDQIEFQRFVQFIFFDQWLKLKQYANMRSIQIIGDIPIYVSHNSSDVWANPQNFVLDPETYEVAQMAGVPPDYFSATGQLWGNPVYNWEYLQETDFAWWIDRFRFLNRYVDIIRIDHFRGFEAFWQVPAGEETAINGEWETAPGTELFTKLNEVMGELPILAEDLGVITPEVDKLRDDFGFPGMRVLMFAFGGGSDNFHLPHNYVRNCAVYTGTHDNDTAVGWWQRASRYEKELFYKYIVGFAAGEPINWVLIRMAMAAVSVIAIVPLQDVLGLDNSGRMNTPGTATGNWGWRYSDPNLLNQDLSDRLLEITQLYSR; this is translated from the coding sequence ATGCCCTTTCAACGTTCTAGTGGAATTTTGTTGCATCCAACCTCACTACCCAGTAAATTTGGGATCGGAGATTTAGGAGAGACAGCTTATCAGTTTATTGAGTTTTTATCGCGTAGTGGTCAAAAGCTATGGCAAGTGCTGCCCCTTGGTCCCACGGGATATGGAAACTCTCCCTATATGAGCTTTAGCGCGATCGCAGGTAGCATGTATCTGATCAGCCCAGAGCTTTTAGCAAAGCAATATTTACTCAAAGAAGAAGATTGGGCGGATATTCCAGAATTTAATCAAGATCGAGTTGATTTTGAGGCAGTGATGCCATATAAACGGAAATTGCTTGAGATGGCATTCATTCGCTTCAAACAAGGATATGTCGATCAAGATCTTAAGCATCATCACGATCTATATCTATTGCAAGAGCAGTTCAAAAAGTTTTGCTACGAAGAAGCTGATTGGCTCGAAGACTATGTGCTCTTCATGGCGCTGCATGAACAAAATCCTAAAATCCTTTGGAATAATTGGGAACCTGCGATCGCTAGACGGGAAACTCAATCATTACAACAAAAGCGTGAAGAATTGCATGACCAAATTGAGTTTCAAAGATTTGTGCAATTTATCTTTTTTGATCAATGGTTGAAACTCAAGCAATATGCCAATATGCGAAGCATTCAAATTATTGGCGATATTCCCATTTATGTATCGCACAATAGCTCTGATGTCTGGGCAAATCCTCAAAACTTTGTGCTTGATCCTGAAACCTATGAAGTCGCCCAAATGGCAGGAGTCCCACCTGACTATTTCAGCGCCACAGGTCAACTATGGGGCAACCCAGTCTATAACTGGGAATATCTCCAAGAAACTGACTTTGCATGGTGGATCGATCGCTTTAGATTTTTAAATCGGTATGTAGATATTATTCGCATCGATCACTTCCGAGGATTTGAAGCTTTTTGGCAAGTTCCCGCAGGTGAAGAAACTGCCATCAATGGCGAATGGGAAACTGCCCCAGGAACTGAGCTATTTACAAAGCTGAATGAGGTGATGGGTGAGTTACCAATTCTTGCCGAAGATTTGGGCGTAATCACTCCTGAAGTTGATAAGTTGCGCGATGATTTTGGGTTTCCTGGGATGCGCGTCCTCATGTTTGCGTTTGGAGGTGGCTCCGACAATTTCCATTTACCCCACAACTATGTTCGCAATTGTGCAGTTTATACAGGAACTCATGACAATGACACGGCTGTGGGCTGGTGGCAGCGAGCTAGTAGATACGAAAAAGAATTGTTCTACAAATATATAGTAGGTTTTGCCGCAGGTGAGCCGATTAACTGGGTGCTGATCCGTATGGCGATGGCAGCAGTATCGGTAATTGCGATCGTGCCTTTACAAGATGTCCTTGGCTTAGACAACAGTGGACGCATGAATACCCCAGGAACTGCGACAGGAAATTGGGGCTGGCGCTATAGCGATCCCAATTTACTTAATCAAGATCTTAGCGATCGCCTACTTGAAATTACCCAACTCTATAGCCGTTAG
- a CDS encoding late competence development ComFB family protein: protein MTSLKNVLEEIVVVEVQEQLKHLSQTAREAINLSEVAAFALNRLPALYASTSRGWLQQRKRAHNELQQQIVSAVQQGLLGVKRDPLRKSTKIAASKVETPAHILTKLQKLFSKPTLQWHQVPQFFQEALTLVSHTPEYVSLSVNDRNRLRDIKGYLQRKDAPQHGLRDWQNNVELPNPELNSYILSASYFLTNVLEDLAKQEVKNQLIHMANVLPRKVGVDDVCAYVLNRLPALYATTEQGVIWQTQKAKEQLSSQIESTVIQSLMTLGKTPRRLADPIPLLKFEGDCEQAISELRLIFQREDITWQNIATLAEYAIEHERQGMTYWRQQWRMLGQIYSEMYLKPGDAELSLSHTADGEILTVRAHTKEAFGWLADNPKNLGISTLRLFPAVAEIELYGFFLDFSINYTREEMAADGII, encoded by the coding sequence ATGACTAGCCTCAAAAATGTCCTTGAGGAAATCGTTGTCGTCGAAGTACAAGAACAACTCAAACATCTCAGCCAAACCGCCCGCGAGGCAATTAACCTTAGCGAGGTAGCTGCTTTTGCACTAAATCGATTGCCAGCACTTTATGCAAGTACGAGCCGAGGATGGTTGCAGCAACGCAAACGTGCTCATAATGAACTCCAGCAACAGATTGTCAGTGCTGTTCAGCAGGGTTTGCTAGGAGTAAAGCGCGATCCGTTGCGGAAATCAACGAAAATTGCGGCTAGTAAGGTTGAGACACCTGCTCATATTCTTACTAAATTACAAAAACTTTTTAGTAAGCCTACTTTGCAATGGCATCAGGTTCCGCAGTTTTTTCAGGAAGCACTCACTCTAGTTAGTCACACACCTGAATATGTAAGTTTGAGCGTTAATGATCGCAATCGATTGCGAGACATAAAAGGTTATTTACAACGGAAGGATGCTCCTCAACATGGGCTTCGGGATTGGCAAAATAATGTTGAACTGCCAAATCCTGAACTTAACTCCTATATCCTTTCAGCTTCTTATTTCCTAACTAATGTTTTAGAAGATTTAGCAAAACAAGAAGTAAAAAATCAATTGATTCATATGGCAAATGTTTTGCCACGCAAAGTTGGTGTTGATGATGTATGTGCTTATGTTCTGAATCGTCTGCCTGCATTGTATGCCACCACTGAACAAGGCGTGATCTGGCAAACTCAAAAAGCTAAAGAGCAGCTATCCAGCCAGATAGAATCAACCGTAATTCAATCACTGATGACTTTGGGCAAAACACCCCGTCGTTTAGCCGATCCAATCCCTCTCCTTAAATTTGAGGGAGACTGTGAACAAGCTATTAGCGAGTTACGCCTAATTTTTCAGAGAGAAGATATTACTTGGCAGAATATTGCAACCTTAGCTGAATATGCGATCGAGCATGAAAGGCAAGGGATGACTTATTGGCGGCAGCAGTGGCGAATGCTAGGACAAATTTATAGCGAAATGTATTTAAAACCTGGGGATGCCGAGCTATCACTAAGTCATACCGCAGATGGAGAAATCTTAACCGTAAGAGCACATACTAAAGAAGCTTTTGGTTGGCTAGCAGACAATCCTAAAAATTTAGGCATTAGTACTTTACGTCTTTTTCCTGCGGTTGCAGAGATCGAACTTTACGGCTTCTTCTTAGATTTTTCAATTAACTACACTCGCGAAGAAATGGCAGCCGATGGGATCATATAG
- the mutS gene encoding DNA mismatch repair protein MutS — protein sequence MAELALSSALVNRAALTPMMLHYIEMKEQYPHAVMLYRLGDFFEAFFEDAELISRELELVLTGRDGGKTIGRIAMAGIPHHALDRYANQLVEKGYSIAVCDQMEAASEAQGLVRREVTRVITPGTVIEEGMLAAKKNNFLVAIANGGENWGLAYTDISTGEFSVTQLNSTDHLIQELLRLQPAEVLIPIDVPNPQLFRGSKAEKTGAFWEGISQKKQSVLPEPYSALPESFCYTPRSQAPFALAEAKQRILDTFRVRSLEGFGCKALPLAIRAAGGILEYLESTQKSVKMPLQGISTYAIADYLILDNQTRRNLEITQTVRDGTYYSSLLWALDKTTTGMGSRALRRWLLQPLKDIAAINERLDTITELLKQHSLRKNLRSCLSQIYDIERLCSRIGAGTANGRDLIAVAMSLERMRDVADVVAKSNSRYLKALQSVPSELLQLGSQLQRTLVEEPPIYITEGNIIRSGVNEQLDHLRQQSRDDVEWLAAFEKQEKERTGINTLKVGFNKAFGYYISISRGKSEQAPDDYIRKQTLTNEERYITPELKERETRILNSDSELKQLEYDLFVELRLLTAKHIEPMRILATALAAADVLCSLAEVAVTYNYCRPQITSDRAIAIHNGRHPVVEQSLPAGFFVPNSTYLGNEDQAPECPDLIVLTGPNMSGKSIYLRQVGLIQLMAQVGSFIPAESATLGICDRIFTRVGAVDDLATGQSTFMVEMNETANILNHAKDHSLVLLDEIGRGTSTFDGMAIAWSVAEYIANKIKARGIFATHYHELNELASLLPNVANFQVTVKELEDEIIFLHQVQKGGADRSYGIEVGRLAGLPASVISRAKQVLEQIAKNSHIATGLRTGGSTKGDRLQKSALRLSKDSQNEAQMTIFDTNSP from the coding sequence ATGGCTGAATTAGCTCTATCGTCGGCTCTAGTTAATCGCGCTGCCCTCACACCGATGATGCTGCATTATATTGAGATGAAAGAGCAGTATCCTCATGCAGTGATGTTGTATCGGCTGGGGGATTTTTTTGAGGCGTTTTTTGAAGATGCAGAGCTAATTTCACGGGAATTGGAATTGGTGCTAACAGGTCGCGATGGGGGCAAAACAATTGGGCGCATTGCCATGGCAGGAATTCCTCATCATGCTCTTGATCGCTATGCTAATCAATTAGTTGAAAAGGGCTACTCGATCGCTGTTTGCGATCAAATGGAAGCTGCCTCCGAAGCGCAAGGACTAGTACGACGCGAAGTTACTAGAGTGATTACCCCTGGCACAGTGATCGAAGAGGGAATGTTGGCGGCTAAGAAAAATAATTTTTTGGTGGCGATCGCCAATGGCGGCGAGAATTGGGGCTTAGCATACACTGATATTTCTACAGGCGAGTTTTCCGTCACACAGTTAAATAGCACCGATCATTTAATTCAAGAACTATTACGATTACAACCTGCTGAAGTTTTGATTCCCATCGATGTACCAAATCCGCAATTATTTCGCGGTTCTAAAGCTGAGAAAACTGGAGCATTTTGGGAAGGAATTTCGCAGAAAAAACAATCCGTTTTACCTGAGCCTTATAGCGCTTTGCCTGAAAGCTTCTGCTATACACCGCGATCGCAAGCTCCTTTTGCCTTAGCTGAAGCCAAGCAGCGTATTCTCGACACATTCCGAGTGCGATCGCTTGAAGGTTTTGGCTGTAAAGCCTTACCTTTGGCAATTAGGGCGGCAGGTGGCATTTTAGAATATTTAGAATCCACCCAAAAAAGTGTAAAAATGCCATTGCAAGGAATTTCCACCTATGCGATCGCCGATTATCTAATTCTCGATAACCAAACGCGCCGTAATTTAGAAATCACCCAAACTGTTCGTGATGGCACTTACTATAGTTCGCTATTATGGGCACTTGATAAAACTACAACAGGCATGGGGAGCCGAGCTTTACGGCGTTGGCTATTACAACCTCTCAAGGATATTGCCGCCATTAATGAACGTCTTGATACAATTACCGAATTACTCAAACAACATTCTCTCCGCAAAAATTTGCGAAGTTGTTTGAGTCAAATCTATGATATCGAACGTTTATGCAGTCGCATTGGAGCAGGTACGGCAAATGGGCGAGATCTGATTGCTGTAGCAATGTCACTAGAAAGAATGCGTGATGTTGCCGATGTTGTCGCCAAATCTAATTCTCGCTATTTAAAAGCTTTACAGTCTGTGCCATCGGAACTATTACAACTTGGTTCACAGTTACAACGCACGCTCGTTGAAGAACCACCGATTTATATTACCGAAGGAAATATCATTCGTTCAGGAGTCAATGAGCAGCTCGATCATCTGCGTCAACAGAGTCGTGATGATGTGGAATGGTTGGCTGCTTTTGAGAAACAGGAAAAAGAACGTACAGGTATTAACACACTCAAAGTTGGCTTTAACAAAGCTTTTGGCTATTACATTAGTATCTCGCGCGGCAAAAGTGAACAGGCTCCAGATGATTACATCCGCAAGCAAACTCTCACTAATGAAGAGCGTTATATCACTCCAGAACTAAAGGAACGAGAAACAAGGATTCTCAATTCTGATAGTGAGTTAAAGCAGTTGGAATATGACTTGTTTGTGGAGTTGAGGCTACTTACAGCCAAGCATATCGAACCGATGCGAATCCTCGCTACTGCCCTCGCTGCTGCCGATGTCTTGTGTAGCCTAGCGGAAGTAGCCGTTACCTATAACTATTGCCGTCCCCAAATTACCAGCGATCGCGCGATCGCAATTCACAATGGTCGTCATCCCGTCGTTGAGCAGTCTCTCCCCGCAGGTTTCTTTGTTCCCAATTCCACTTATTTAGGCAATGAAGATCAAGCGCCTGAATGTCCAGACTTAATCGTGCTAACTGGCCCCAATATGAGCGGTAAAAGTATTTATTTACGCCAAGTTGGACTAATTCAACTGATGGCTCAAGTAGGTAGTTTTATCCCTGCGGAATCGGCGACTTTGGGGATCTGCGATCGCATATTTACCCGTGTTGGTGCAGTCGATGATCTTGCCACAGGTCAATCTACGTTTATGGTGGAAATGAATGAAACTGCAAATATTCTCAATCATGCTAAAGATCATTCCTTAGTACTGCTTGATGAGATTGGGCGCGGTACTTCGACTTTTGATGGCATGGCGATCGCATGGTCAGTCGCTGAGTATATCGCCAATAAAATCAAAGCACGCGGGATTTTTGCAACCCATTACCATGAGCTTAATGAGCTGGCAAGTTTGCTGCCCAATGTGGCTAATTTCCAAGTTACAGTCAAAGAATTAGAAGATGAAATTATTTTCTTGCACCAAGTCCAAAAAGGCGGCGCTGACCGTTCCTATGGAATTGAAGTGGGGCGCTTAGCAGGCTTGCCTGCAAGTGTGATCAGTCGTGCTAAGCAAGTATTAGAACAAATTGCAAAAAACAGTCATATTGCCACTGGATTGCGAACAGGTGGATCGACTAAAGGCGATCGCTTACAAAAGTCAGCATTAAGACTAAGTAAAGATTCGCAAAATGAAGCACAGATGACGATCTTTGATACTAATTCTCCCTAG